From Cotesia glomerata isolate CgM1 linkage group LG3, MPM_Cglom_v2.3, whole genome shotgun sequence:
atattttgttactaGTAACATGAAAGTATCCTGACTCGTTCAAACAACAATTACCACGCATGCCTGTACTTGATACATTCTCTGCAGAAAAATTCGAGTTCTTCAACAAATCTAAATGTTCTTGATATAAATTTAGCGTGCGTTTCTGGCCAAGTTGAAGAGATCCAACGTGTAAATCATCTCTTGAATACATACACAAACGACAGAATTGATTAGACGATGGTCCTAATAGATTAAATACGTCATGCACAGCAAGTCCATCGCCAATGAAAGCAGCAAGAGTTGCACGTAAAGTAAAAGGACCATGTTCTGTATGAACTAATACTCCTTCGTCACTTTCTAGTGCACTCAGATCATTCAAAAAGggctgtaaaattttattaaatccgTAGTTTTTCACATCTATGTCTGTGCATAAAAGAAGTACATGAATAGAGTTCAGGTCAGAGTTAATTTCTGGAGGTATATTTTGAATGCTATAATAGAAGGCTCCTAATTTATGGATTCCAGTTTTAGATCCTAAAGGATTAACTATTTCCAATTCGTCATAATACAGTTGAATTCGTAGAACATGCGGATATCGTCGAAGAAAGTCGTGAGTTTCAGCATGCTGCCCATCAAGAAAAGAGCTTAGAATGCCGTCTGGTGACTTTTGTTCATTCAAAATAGCTTGTAGAACATTAGGATTagaaattactaatttaagAGAGTCAATAATGGGTACATATTGAAAAGTTTCCATTACCAGTGTGGGTTCATACGTACCAGACGTTCTATTAAGTTTTTGTCCATTCTGTGTCCAAGCGGAATTTCAA
This genomic window contains:
- the LOC123261386 gene encoding uncharacterized protein LOC123261386, encoding METFQYVPIIDSLKLVISNPNVLQAILNEQKSPDGILSSFLDGQHAETHDFLRRYPHVLRIQLYYDELEIVNPLGSKTGIHKLGAFYYSIQNIPPEINSDLNSIHVLLLCTDIDVKNYGFNKILQPFLNDLSALESDEGVLVHTEHGPFTLRATLAAFIGDGLAVHDVFNLLGPSSNQFCRLCMYSRDDLHVGSLQLGQKRTLNLYQEHLDLLKNSNFSAENVSSTGMRGNCCLNESGYFHVTSNKIFDPMHDFLCGICPMIIKLVLKQYILVEKKFNTNYLNGNITSFQWGYCENTNKPSANFTDSMLRRKDHLISQKAMQTWCLIRALPFYCQIKFQVMISI